In Dioscorea cayenensis subsp. rotundata cultivar TDr96_F1 chromosome 11, TDr96_F1_v2_PseudoChromosome.rev07_lg8_w22 25.fasta, whole genome shotgun sequence, a single genomic region encodes these proteins:
- the LOC120271825 gene encoding uncharacterized protein LOC120271825, whose product MQRWLPVLGRRLLSSSSVAARRILSPLPRVPVQFPGTSPTLTPISRNPLHLGFRFQSLSPLLPMVQARHFAVKDRSRAPATPITSKVKKYKLKSYSSFKFRFRTMNDGNIRRWRAGKRHNAHLKSKKAKRRLRRPEIVHAAYAKVMKKLNFCG is encoded by the exons ATGCAGAGATGGTTGCCGGTTCTCGGCCGCCgcctcctctcctcctcctccgtcGCCGCTCGCCGGATCCTCTCACCCCTTCCCCGCGTCCCCGTGCAATTCCCTGGAACTAGCCCCACCCTCACCCCTATTTCTCGAAATCCCCTTCATTTAGGGTTTCGTTTCCaatctctctctcctcttctcccG aTGGTGCAAGCACGGCATTTCGCAGTGAAAGATCGGTCGAGAGCTCCGGCGACTCCGATCACTTCCAAAGTGAAGAAATACAAACTGAAGTCCTACTC ATCCTTCAAATTTAGGTTTAGAACAATGAATGATGGGAATATCCGGCGATGGAGGGCCGGAAAGCGGCACAATGCACACTTGAAG TCAAAGAAAGCAAAGCGGAGATTGAGAAGGCCGGAGATTGTTCACGCAGCTTACGCCAAGGTGATGAAGAAGCTGAACTTTTGCGGGTAG